A genomic stretch from Hermetia illucens chromosome 7, iHerIll2.2.curated.20191125, whole genome shotgun sequence includes:
- the LOC119660801 gene encoding LOW QUALITY PROTEIN: elongation factor 1-beta'-like (The sequence of the model RefSeq protein was modified relative to this genomic sequence to represent the inferred CDS: inserted 2 bases in 1 codon), with protein sequence MQFGDLKTEKAIQKLNKYLLNNSYISGYTPSQADLTVFAELGKPPLPKFPNVQRWYCHIASFSDGEKKAWGGEVAKTASPAKAAPAPATKDDDDDVDLFGSEDEEENAEAARIREERLAEYNAKKSKKPALIAKSSVILDVKPWDDETDXETKVRSIEMDGLLWGASKLVPVGYGINKLQICCVIEDDKVSIDLLSDTIQEDEDHVQSVDIAAFNKI encoded by the exons ATGCAATTCGGCGACCTGAAAACAGAAAAGGCCattcaaaaattgaataaataccTTCTCAACAACAGTTATATCAGCGGGTACACTCCATCTCAAGCTGAtttgactgtattcgccgaactTGGCAAACCACCTCTACCCAAATTCCCAAATGTACAGAGATGGTACTGTCATATTGCCTCATTCAGTGACGGCGAGAAGAAGGCATGGGGCGGCGAGGTCGCGAAAACTGCTTCTCCAGCAAAGGCAGCGCCGGCTCCAGCCACCaaggatgacgatgatgatgtcgATCTCTTCGGTTCAGAGGATGAAGAGGAGAACGCAGAAGCCGCTCGCATCCGCGAAGAACGTCTCGCTGAATACAACGCcaagaaatcaaagaaaccTGCCCTCATTGCCAAGTCATCAGTTATCCTGGACGTGAAGCCTTGGGACGATGAAACAGA GGAGACGAAGGTGCGTTCAATCGAAATGGACGGTCTGCTGTGGGGTGCCTCGAAGCTTGTGCCCGTCGGCTATGGCATCAACAAACTGCAAATCTGCTGCGTTATTGAGGATGACAAAGTGTCGATTGACTTGTTGTCCGACACTATCCAAGAGGACGAGGATCACGTGCAATCCGTCGATATTGCTGCCTTCAATAAAATCTAA